AGTGTAAAGGTTTCGCGCCTGCTGCGCCCCGTAGGGCCCGGTATCTTGTCTCAGATACCGTCTCCGGGCTCTTGCTCTCACAACCCGTACCGATTATTGGCACGGTGGGCCGTTACCCCACCGTCTACCTAATCGGCCGCAGCCACATCCTATGGCGCCGTAACGTTTCGGATTCCCCGCAGTTCCAGCGTGGGAATCGTATTCCGGATTAGCCTCAGTTTCCCGAGGTTGTCCGGATCCAATGGTTGGCCACGTGTTACTGAGCTATCTGCTACGGGTCTCAACCCGTGCAACTAGCATGGCTAAATCGGACTCCAATAGCAATGACCTCCGGCAGGATCAACCGGAATGCTATCTGTCTCCCCAGTTGGGGAGGATTTGTTGGCGGTGAATGTTAAGATACACACTCACACATGGGTCCACGTTCGGTGACCGCAATGATCGTCGACCGATCGGGCGTCACCGAACTACCAAGGCTAACATCAGACCCCTTCTGTACGGCGGACCGCAGGGGAAGGGTCCTCATCTTCTGCGTATTATACCACAATCGCTGGTTACTACTTAAGGCCTCTGAATCGGAACTCCAAAGGTAGGTACTACCATACAAGATACAATGTATAATGATTGTGTTTCCGCCCGAACTATTCCAATAACTCGAGACCACAGTCGTAGCTAAATTCCGTTTCGAGCGCCGCTGAGCGAGGATGCTCGTCCACGAAGCTAACTCGGCCCTCGAGTGCGCCAACGGACGGCTTTCGAGACGATCCCGATGATCGCGGCTGGCGGCGACTCGCCTGCCGGGAAACGGCGTCCACGCTGGCTGATTTTCGTTCGTGGGTCACGCGTACGCGTGCGCTCTCTGTTTCCGGATCGGTCGCTTCGTCCGTTACCGAGAACCGACGACCCTCACAGCCTCGAGTCAGCCCGATCACGAAACTTGCAAACTCGGCTATCGCGAAAGACGATCTCGGACGCATTCGGGCTACACCTCGAGCAGTTTCGAATCACTCTCAAGACGACGCGAAGACGATCCTTCTCGCCCGGTATGCGATGCTACGCGGGTATCGATCTCTCCCAGACCGCAGCTGACGTCGCGTTCCTCACTCGCGGCGCGACTCGTTCGGTACGATCGAGTCGGTCGTATTGCTGCTCGCGGGCTCTCCTTCGCGTGATTCACAGCAGAAGAAAGTAAGTCCGATTAGAACCGTCTCGAGGTGGTTTCACTCGCTGCGCTCGCGAGTACACCGTTCAGAGCGTAAATCCTCACCACAGGTCCCGCGACTCAAAACGAAGTCCACGCAAAAGTATGGGCCGACTCGGATTCGAACCACCTCGAGACGTTCCGGGTCGCTCACTGCGTTCGCTCCCGGCGTGCGACTCGCGTAGTTAAAACCCGGGTCGGATTCCGTAGTTGCGGCTCACGGATTTGTTCGTCGCAAGAATATGGGCCAACTCGGATTTGAACCGAGAGCCTCCACCTTATCAGAGTGGCGCTCAACCTAATTGAGCTATTGGCCCGCGCTTCGCACTCAATAGTTGCGGGGTGGAACGTTTAAGCGTTTCTTTCTTCGGGCCCCGTGCGAACCGCTACCGGGCGGAGGGGTCGTCGTCTAGATCCTCTCCGGAATCGGAGGGCCGCTCGTCGCCGAAATCGATCGTGTACGAGTCCTCGTCGGCGCGGTCGTCGACCGTGTAGTCGTCGGCGCCGAGGTCGTACGTCCCGCTGTCGGTCGAGCCGCCGTCACTGGAACTCCCGCCTCGAGTCGCCCCCTCATTGGGAAAGCCGAAGGTCCAGACCTTGCCGCTGGCGAAGCCGCCGGTCTTCTTGTCCGCGTAGGGGACGATCACGAACCGTTTGAGGGCGGCCCGGATCGGAACGCGAGTGATCGGGACGGCCAGCAGGAAGCCGATGGCGTCCGTGACGAGGCCGGGCGTCAGCAGGAAGGCCCCGGCGGCGATCAGGAGTCCGCCGTCGAGCAGTTCGTTGGTCGGGGGTCGCCCCTCGGCCAGCGACCGCTGCATCTTCCCGATAGTTCGGCGACCCTCGGCACGGACGAGCAGCATGCCGACGAGTCCGGTCAGGACGACGAGCAGCACCATCCCGACCCAGGTAAGCGCGCCGAACTGGGTGACGAGGAACCCGAGTAACACCGCATCGAGGAACGGGATGAGCAATAACGCGGCAATCCACCGGAGCATACGTCGACATAGCCGGCGGAGGGTGAAAACGCTTTACTCTCACTACACGTCCGCGGAACGACCGTTTCGGAACGGGTTCGCTCGCCGGAAGTCCGATCTCGCCGGTCCCGAAATTGCGCCGGTCAGCGGCGGTTCCGCAGTCGAAGGGCTTACGCCCGCAACAGCCGAGACTCCGGTATGGACGACCAGACGCGCGTCGAGTGGCGCGACTGGGGACAGGACGCCTTCGACGAGGCGGCGGAGGCGGACGCCCCGGTTTTGCTCTCGCTCACCGCGACGTGGTGTGATCACTGCCACGAGATGGACGCGGAGACCTACGCGGAGCCTCGCATCGCGGCGAATATCAACGACAGTTTCGTCCCCGTTCGGGTCGACGTCGATCGCCATCCGCGCGTGCGCGATCGGTACAATATGGGCGGGTTCCCGTCGACGGTCTTTCTGGCCCCGGACGGAACGGTCCTGACCGGCGCGGGCTATCTCGGACCCGATGGCATGCGACAGGTGCTCGACAGCGTTCGAACGATGTGGCAGACGAAAGGCAGCGGCGCCGGTCGCGTCCCGCGCCCGCTTCGCGAGGACAACCCGCCCGCGGGTCGGCTCACGAGCGACGTCGAGTCGGCGATGCTCGGCCAGCTGACCGAGGCCTACGACGAGGTCGCCGGCGGCTGGGGCGGGAGTCCGAAGTTCCCGCTGCCCGACGCCCTCGAGTTCGCCCTCAAGCGCGATCGGGAGATGGCCCTGCGCTCTTTCGACGCGGTCAGCGCGAACCTGTTGGACGAGTACGACGGGGGCTTCTACCGGTTCGCGGCCGAACGCGACTGGGCCGGACTCCAACACGAGAAGCTCTTGGATACCAACGGCGCGCTCGTGCGCGCGTTCGCCAACGCCTACCTGCTGACGGGCAAAGACGAGTACCGCGAGCCAGCCGAGCGGACCGTCGACTACCTCACGACGACGCTGTGGAACGACGAGGCCGACGCCTTCGCGAACAGTCAGGCGCCCGGCGAGGACGACGCCCACACGATCGACGCGACCGATCGGTCGATGGCAGACGAGCCGCCGGTCGACGAGGGCGTCTTCGCCGGCCCGAACGGGCTGGCGATCGAGGGGCTGCTCACCTACCACGCCTACACCGACGACGAGCGGGCGCGCCGGTACGCCGAACGCGCGCTCGAGACCCTACAAGACGACCTGCTCGAGGACGGCGTCGCCGTCCACGCGCTCGAGGGCGATGTCGAACGCGACGCGGACGGCGAGCCGATACCGCTGCTCGCGAACCAGGCCCGCGTCCTGTCGGCGCTGACGACGACCGCGAGCGTCCTCGAGACGGACGCGCTGACGGACGCGACCGCGGTCGCGGACGCGACGATCGATCGGCTCCGCGACGGGGAGTCGTTCCTCGACGGACCGGCGTCGGGGGCCGGGCTCCTCGAACGCCCGCTTCGGCCGCTGGATACGAACGTCGCGCTCGCGGACGCGCTGCTGGAGGTCGCGGTCCTGACCGGCGAGGAGCGGTACCGCGAGGTCGCCCGGGAGACGCTCGAGGCCTTCGCGGGCGCGAGCGACCGCTTCGGCGTCCAGATGGCTCGCTACGCGACCGCCGTCTCGCGGCTGCTCGAGGGACCGCTGGTGATCCGCGTCGCGGCCGACCCCGGAACCGACCTCCATCGGGCCGCCCTGCGAATGGCGGACCACGAGAAGGTCGTCGTTCCCGCCGCCGACGACCTCGAGGCGGGGCTGGCGCGGGTCGAACGCGGCGATCAGCGCTCGGACACTGCCGAAACCCCCGCCGAGTTGAGCGAACGCGTCCAGTCGGTCCTCGAGTAACGCGAGCGGAGGCGGCGGCTCCCCGCGGCTCAGTCATCCGTCTGTCAAACGACCACAGCGTTTATATTTCCCCGGTTAGTTTTTTCAGAATATGTCCAGTCTCAGGGATCTCGGGCTCTCGGAGTACGAGGCTCGAGCCTACCGGTCGTTGCTCAACACCGGCCCCACAACGGCCAAGGAGTTGTCCCGCGCCAGCGACGTGCCGATGGGACGGATCTACGACGTCCTCAACAGCATCGAGCAGTACAACCTCGTCCGGAGCCAGACCGCGAGTCGGCCGAAGAAGTACGTCGCCGTCGAACCCTCGACGGCGTTAGACCGGCTTCTCGAGGACAAGAAACGCGAACTCGAGGAGAAAGCCGACCAGTACGAGTCGATCGTCGACGACCTGGCCAACGAACTCGACGCGGCCGAACCGGTCGAAGACCAGTTCTGGACCGCCGCCGTCGGCCCCGAGGAGACCGTCGACCTCATGCTCGAACGGCTCGCGGCCGCCGACGATCACATCGTGATGGTGTCGGCCGATCCGGCCCCCCAGTGGGACCTCCAGACCGTCAGCGAGGCGGTCAACGCCCAGCTCGAGGACGCCCTCGACCGAGGCGTCTCGATCGACCTCCTGATGACCCGCGAGATGGTCGGCTCGCTCTCGGAGGACGTGGGTCGACGGTACCGAACGACCCTCCAGCAGCGCGACGACTTCGACGTCCGGACGAACGACGACATCTCGGGCTCGTTCAACATCATCGACGGCGTCGAGATCTGCATTCAGGTGCCGAACCCGCTGTCGTCTGGCGACGCCTTCGGCATGATCGATCTGAAGGACCCGGAGTTCGCCGCGAACGTCCACGAGGAGTTCGTCCCCCGGTGGGAGGAGGCGGAACCGCTGCAGTTCTGAGCGGTCGATCGCTCCGCGTCGGTCGCGCCGATTCAGACGCTCCGTTCGAAACCACGCGAAAGTTCGGCCGGGCCTCGAGTCCCGAGGAGAAGCGCGCAGTGCTCAGTCGTCGCCGGCGACTTCCTCGCGCAGCGTCCCCATCTCGACTTTTCGCTCCGCGTGGGCGTTGTGCTGGTGGATCGACTCGTCGTTGGACTGTTTCATCGTGATCACCGCGTCGTCGGGGAGGTGATCGAACTCGTCGACGACGCCCTCGGCGAGCGCGCGCACGCAGTCCTCGACGAACTTCGCGTCGGCGTGGGCCGCGTAGGTCATGTGATCCTCGTCGGGCCGCTTCGCGAGGTTGTAGATCCGCGCGCTCATCGCGTCGCGCGCGATGTCGATGACGTCGTTGAGATCGACGTCGGGATCGCCGTTCGATTCGACCGTCAGCGTCGCGTGGCCCCGCTGGGAGTGGCCCGGCTGTGGCACTTCCTCGAGGAACTCGGTGATCGTATCCTCCTCGACGCCCAGATCCTCGAGCGTCTGTTTCGCGCGTGCGGCGGACATCCCCTGCGAGCAGGGACAGACCGTCATCCCCGTGACCTCGGCACCGATCTCCTCGCGGGTGCCCTCCTCGGTCGCGGTCGCGGAGGCGATGATGTCGACGGTGTGCTGAGTCTCGCGGTCGCTGGCTGGCGTCTGCTCGCGACGCATGAACTCCGCTTCCATCGAGACCTTGGCCGTGGACGTGTAGTCGTGTTTCTCGAGAAGCCGTTCGGCGGCGTCGCCGCAGACGTCCTCGACGCGGTAGGCCTCCTCGCGGGTGGCCTCCTCGAGAATCTCGTCGATGACCTCCATGTTGCGGCTCATGTCCGCGCCCTTGCGCCAGGCGGGCAGGTCGACGAAGACCTCGAACTCGGCGGTGAGGACGATCGGTCGTTTCCCCTCGCGGGCGATCTTGACGAGTTTGTCGACGCCGGTGACGCCGACCTGACTCAGACCGACGGTGACGTCGGGTGACGTTGCCTGCACGTCCGGAAGCTGATGACTCATTGTCCGTATTCAGGGCAGGCGGCGATTCAACCTTTCGGAACGGGAAGTCGTCGGTGTACAGTTGGCCACTCCGGGCTGCAACCGGGTCTCGAATCGCCGGCAGTCTCGAGGGTCGTTTAAGTGCTTCTGGTCACAAGGTGAAGATACGACGGGAGATCGGTCTTCTCGAGTCCTCAACAATGTCGTAGCGACGGGTACGTGGTCGGATCTGTCGTATTCGCCTCCACAGCACAGTCTTCGAGGCGATCAGTCGACGCTCTTCCCGCCCCGTCGCTACGCGATTCTCTTTAAGTGCTTCTAGTCATAAGGTGAAGATACGACGGGAGGCCGGTCTTCTCGAGTCGTCTACTTCGATAGCGATAGCACTCGCTCGAGCGGCGGTGATCGCCGCTCGTTCTTTAAGTGTCTCTGGTCACAAGGTGAAGCTACGAAGAGCTTTTCGCGGACCGCTACCACTCGAGGGACGGAGCCACAGCCATGTCTACCGTCCCCGAGCCCGTTTTCGAGACCGTCGACGACCTGCTGACCGACCTCGAGCGCGACCGCGGGGTTCGCGTCGCGCTGGCGGTCGCCCGCGGCAGTCACGCCTGGGGCGCGGCGAGCCCCGAGAGCGACTACGACGTCGGCTTCGTCTTCGTTCCGGACGATCTGCGCCAGTACGCCCACCTCTCGGGCCCGCCGGAGACGATCCACGAGGCCGCCGACACGGACGAGGGCGACGTCGAACTGCAGGGCTGGGACGTCCGAACGTTCGCGCGCCTGCTCGCGGACTCCAACGACGGCGCGATCGATCTGCTCCGGAGTCCGATCCGCTACCGCGTCGCGTACGAACCCGCGGAACTCGCCGCCTACGTCGAGCGGACGTACAATCCGATGGATCTCTACCACGCGTGGCGGGGGATCGCGACGAGCAACTACCGCAAGTACATCTCGCACCATCTGGTCCGCAACGACGACGCGATCTTCCCGATTCTCGAGGCGCGCGAGGACGAATACGTCGTCGCGACGCGGGACGGTGCGGACGACGCGGACGGCGACGACGGAACGCGGACGATTCCGGTCGACGACGAGCGGTTCGCCGAGACGCAGACGAAACCCACGGTGAAGCGAAATCTGACGATCTACCGCGCGGCGATGTCGGCTCGCTACCTGACGGCGACCGGAGAAGGGGACGGCCACGAGCTACCCGTAATCGAGTTCGACCGCTTCCTGGACGAGCAGGCGCCGTCCGTCTTCGACGCCGATCGGATCGAACGCGCCCGCGCGTTGCTCGAGCGAAAGCGGGCCGGCGACGGTTCGGAGACGATCGGCGACGCCGTCGGCCGCGAGTTCGCCCGTCCGCCCCGCGAGATCGATCCCGGGCGTCACGCGCGCAGCGGTCCCGATCCGGAGCGGTTGGACGGGTTCGTCGACGAACTGATCGCGGCAGTGCAGTAGGACGGGGCGGTGATCGGCACGCTCGTTCTTTAAGTGCTTCTGGTCACAAGGTGAAGATACGACGGGAGACCGGTCTTCTCGAGTGGTGCTCTACCGGCCAGCTACTGCTGTCGAGCGCAGCGACGCCGTCGTTTCCATCCGCGACAGCCGTTCCGCAGGTATTGGGCCGTCCCCAGGCTCCCGACGGCACCTTCGTTCCGAATCGAATACCGTTGCATCGGGTAGACCGCGGCTGTTGCTACTCCCGCGGTCACAACAGGGTTTACTACGGTAAGCGTCTGAACTCGCCAATGACCTGTGACGTGTGTGGCCGGGAGATAGAGGGGGTTAGATTGTACAAAGCGAGCAGGGGAAGCAAGGGAAACCTCGGCGTCTTTCACCCGGAGTGTCGTCCGTAGGATCCGTCTGCCCGTCGATTCGCTCGTTGCTGCTGTCGTATTACGAGTCCCCCGTTCGTCTCGAACGACCGGGAAGGCGAACTCCGATCTGATTTAAGTACTTCTGGTCACGAGGTGAAGACACGACGGAGAGGCGGTCCTTCTCGAGTTGTCCTCGACCGAGGAGTCACCACTATCTCCGACTGAACTCGCCCCGGTTAGTCGCTTTCAGTTCCTCTAGTCACAAGTAGAGATACGACGGGAGACCGGGTCTTCTCGAGTCCCAATTCGCGAGTGGCGAGGCCACTCTTCGAGCGGTGACTGGGATCGACGCTCCAGCGTCTCTTTAAGTACCTCTGGTTACAAGGTGAAGCTACGAGGAGCTTTTCGCGGCGTCGAAATCCGTCCCCAGCCTCGAGAGCGGTCGCGCCGTCGGGTGATCGACCGTCGAGTTCGTATCACCGAGGGTTTCAGTTCCATCGAGCGACGGTTTCACTAGGAGGTGCCTTTTTCCGTCTGCCGGTCCGAGCAAGCGGTAATGAGAGACGACGGTGCTGAACCCGGTCCAGGCCCCGACGAAACCGCGGCCGTCGGCGACAGCCCGCAACTCGAGTACGAGGACGAACGCCGACTCGAAAACCGGCCCGGTTCCGGGTCGCTCTCGCGGGCGGACGTCCAGCGCGATTCGACGGTCCGCCAGTGGGGGGTCGTCACGCCGAGCGCGACCGTGATCGGCCGCGCGGAGTCGCCGGAGGGGGACCTCTCGGAGAGCGTCCGCCGACTGCACGACGAACAGCACGCGGCAACGCCGGGCTACAGCGAGCGCGCCCACCGGTTAGACCGCCTGCGGACGACCCAGGCGCTGTGTAACGCCCTCGAGGTGACGCCGTGGCAACGGGACCTCGCGCTGGGGGTCATGGACGAGATCGATCTCACCGAGTTCGGCAGCCAGCGCGCGATCGAGAAGGTCGCGCTGGTGGTCATCCGCCACGTGGTCGACGTCGACCGCCAGCAGTACTTCGGGCTCGACGACATCGACGCGCAGGCGCTGTCGGCCGACCGGATGGACGACCTGTTCGCCCAGTACCGCGCCCACGACATCACCGAAGAGGAGACGTTCAAGCGTCTCGCGGCCGACTACGGGCTGGACACGACCAGCCTGAACCGGCTCCGACGGGTCCTCAAAGAGCAACTCGAGGACGAGCTGCCGGCGTACGGCCGGAACCCCTACCGCGACCCCAACCTCCCGGACGTCACCGAGGCCAACGCCGGGAGCGAGGAAGGCGTCGCCGCCGGCGACGGCGCGAACGGCGCCTGAACTCGCCGGCGACGGGCGGGAGTCGACGACCGGGGCCCTCGGCGGGCGATCTTCCGGTTGCCGGCGACTTTTCCGTGGTCGCTCCCTAGCGCGGATATGTCTGAGACTGCCGATTCACCCGATCGACTCGAGCTCTACGCCGATTACGTCTGTCCCTTCTGTTACCTGGGGACGCGATCGCTCGAACAGTACCGCGAAGAGCGCGAAGCGCCCCTCGAGATCGACTGGCAGCCGTTCGACCTCCGCAGCGGCAAGCGGAACCCGGACGGCTCGATCGATCACGAGGCCGACGACGGCAAGGACGACCAGTACTACGAGCAGGCCAAACAGAACGTCCGCCGGCTGCAGGAGGAGTACGGCGTCGAGATGAACCAGATCATGGCCACCGAGGTCGACTCGCTGCCGGCCCAGCAGGCGTCGTGGTACGTCAAGCAGGAGTACCCCGAGCAGTGGGCGGCCTTCGACGAGGCGATCTACGGGGCGCTCTGGCAGGACGGCCGCGATATCGGCGACACCGACGTCCTGGCGGACCTCGCCGAGACCGTCGGGCTCCCGGTCGACGAGATCCGCTCGGCGATCGACGACGACGGGCTTCGAACGGAGCTCGAGGACCGGTTCCAGGCGGCCCAGCGGCGGGGGATCACTGGCGTCCCGACGTTCGTCTACGAGGACCACGCCGCCCGCGGCGCCGTCCCGCCGGCACAACTCGAGCGACTCGTCGAGGGTGCGGAGCAGGCCCACCGATAGCGGTCGCGGAACGCCGTCCCGACGTCAGTCGAGTTTTTCGAGGCTGGAGACGAAGTCCCCGCGAGGCCCGACGAGTCTGATCGGCTCGTCCGCGACCGAGACGGTGATCGTCGCGGGGGGATCGAGTCGCCGTCGGTTCCGTCCGTCGCTGATCGCGTAGCCGGTGTCGGAGTCGGAGATCGTAATCGAGAGATCCGTGTCCGGATCGACGACCAGCGGCGGCATCGAATCGGCGGCGGCCATCTGCGTGACGACCAGCGCGTCGGCCGTCGGGTGAACCAGCGGTCCGCCCTCGCTCAAGTTGTACGCGGTCGAGCCCGCGGGCGTCGCCACGAGGACGCCGTCGGCGTGGCTGGCGGCGTACTGCCCGCCGTCGACGCGGACCTCGACGGTCGCCCCGCCGCCCGGACCCCGGCGCGGGCCGTGGACGACGATCTCGTTGAGTGCCGGCTCGAGGGTCCAGTCGGCGCCGTCGCTCGTCGCCTCGAGGCGGGCGAGTTCGCGCCCCTCGAACGCGCCGGTCTCGCGGTAGTCCGCGACGAGATCGGTGACGACGTCGACGGCGTCTTCGGGTGCGACGGCGTTGAGAAAGCCGACCTCGCCGAGGTTGACCCCGAGGATCGGCGTGGGGCCGACCTCGCGGGCGACGAACAGCAGCGTGCCGTCGCCGCCGATGCTCACGACGAGATCCCGGTCGTCCATCTCGTCGACCGGACACGCGGGCGCGTCGACCGCCTCGCCGGTCGCTTCGTCGACGACGACCGCGGTCTCCCCCCCATCGCGTCCGCTTCGCTCGAGCGTCTCCGCGAGCGACGCGGCGAGTCCCTGTGCGCGCTCGTTGCCTCGCTGGCCGACGATGCCGACGGCGACGTCCATCGTCGGCGGCTACCCGCTGCGTCGTCAAAAAGCCACCCGTCACGCCGTCGGGGCGGCAACAACATTCATCGTGGTGGGGGACACTCGAGTACGTGAACGGCCCGCGACGGCCGCCGTCCCAGATCCCGCATGACAGAGGCGCCCCCGCCGAGGTATTTCGATCGATCGCCGCAACCGCCGCGATCGGGCGGCTTCGACCGCGGTAGCGCTTCCGGCGACGGCCGTCACGGGGCAGCGGGCGTCAGCGACGGTGATCCCCGTGCGTGACGAGTCCGACGACTGGTTCGAGCGCGCGCTCGAGGACGCCGAGGAGTCCGCGACCGACGACGATGACGCTGCGGACGAGCCGTCCGGCGACGGGACCGCCGAGCAGTTCGACGCGCTCGGCGGCGCCGAGACGACGGTCGACGGCGACGAGTCTGCTGAAGCCGCAAGTCAACGAGAGACGGCCGACGAGGGTAACGACGGAAGCGAAGGCGAGGGCGAACTGTTCGACGAGGACTTCGGCGCGGCGCTCGCGGACGTCGACGCTCCGAACGCCGGCGCGGACGAAACCGGCCCCGAGGGCTTCTCGGAGCTCGACTTCGGCCTCGCGGCGGGCAACGAGACGGACTTCGACGAGGCGGTCGACTCCGACCTCCCCCGACTCGAGCTCGGCATCGAGGGGCTCGATCGAATGATCCAGGGCGGTGTTCCCGAACGCTCCTTGCTCGTCGCGATGGGAAGCGCCGGGACCGGGAAGACGACCTTCGGCCTGCAGTTTCTCGAGCACGGGCTGGCGCGGGGCGAGAACGCGGTGTACATCACCTTAGAGGAGAGCCGCCGCCGGGTGATCGACAGCGCGACCGAGAAGGGCTACCCCTTCGACGAGTACCTCGCCGAGGACCGACTCGCCGTCGTCGACGTCGATCCCGTCGAGATGGCCAACAGCCTGCAATCGATCACGAACGAGCTTCCGACGCTCATCGAGGAGTTCGACGCCGCGCGGCTCGTCCTCGACTCGGTGTCGCTGCTCGAGATGATGTACGAGGACCGTGCGACCCGTCGCAACGAGATCTACGACTTCACCCGGAGCCTGAAGGAGGCCGGGGTCACCGCCCTGCTGACGAGCGAGGCGTCCGAAGAGTCGCCGTACGCCTCCCGATACGGCATCGTGGAGTACCTCACGGACGCGGTCTTCGTCCTGCAGTACGTCCGGCCGGACGACTTCCGGGAGACGCGCCTGGCCGTCGAGATCCAGAAGATCCGGGACGCGAACCACTCCCGGGAAAAGAAGCCCTACGAGATCACGGACGAGGGGATTTCGGTCTACCAGCAGGCGAACCTGTTTTAGCTCGTCTCGGTTCGGATTCGATGGCGGTTCGACCGCGTCTGCGGCGGTAAACCTCCGTTAGGAACCCGTTCGCTGCCCATACTTTTGCGGATATCGGCGCCACTAGCGCGTATGGTTCAACGGACGACGGCCGACGAGAAACTTCCGCGATCGGAACTCGCAGCGTTCCTGGCGACGCTGTCCGAGGAGTTCGACGGGGAGAGCGAGCAGATCAACGTCGACGTCGGCAACAAGACGGTTTCGCTGAACCCGTCCGAGGAGGTCGACTTCTCGATCGACGTCGTCGAGCGCTCCTCGATGCTCCGCGGCAGTCGCGAAACGATCGAGATCGAACTGAGCTGGAAGTCCTAACTCACTATGGCTGTAATCGATTCCGCCGTCATCTTCGTGCTCAGTCTGCTCGTCGGGACGGTCGCGATCCTGGCCGGTGCCCGGGTCATCCTCGACCGGGACGCGAGCGTCTTTAACGCCGCGCTGACCGCGCTTATCGGCGCGGCCGTCTGGGCGCTGACGAGTTACTTCGTCGGCTGGATCCCGCTGCTCGGCGTGCTGGTGATGCTCGTCGCCTGGATCGGCGTGATCAACTGGCGCTACCCCGGCGGCTGGGGGACCGCGGCCGCGATCGGCATCGTCGCCTGGG
This portion of the Haloterrigena gelatinilytica genome encodes:
- a CDS encoding NAD(+)/NADH kinase is translated as MDVAVGIVGQRGNERAQGLAASLAETLERSGRDGGETAVVVDEATGEAVDAPACPVDEMDDRDLVVSIGGDGTLLFVAREVGPTPILGVNLGEVGFLNAVAPEDAVDVVTDLVADYRETGAFEGRELARLEATSDGADWTLEPALNEIVVHGPRRGPGGGATVEVRVDGGQYAASHADGVLVATPAGSTAYNLSEGGPLVHPTADALVVTQMAAADSMPPLVVDPDTDLSITISDSDTGYAISDGRNRRRLDPPATITVSVADEPIRLVGPRGDFVSSLEKLD
- a CDS encoding DNA-directed RNA polymerase subunit epsilon, which produces MRDDGAEPGPGPDETAAVGDSPQLEYEDERRLENRPGSGSLSRADVQRDSTVRQWGVVTPSATVIGRAESPEGDLSESVRRLHDEQHAATPGYSERAHRLDRLRTTQALCNALEVTPWQRDLALGVMDEIDLTEFGSQRAIEKVALVVIRHVVDVDRQQYFGLDDIDAQALSADRMDDLFAQYRAHDITEEETFKRLAADYGLDTTSLNRLRRVLKEQLEDELPAYGRNPYRDPNLPDVTEANAGSEEGVAAGDGANGA
- a CDS encoding DUF255 domain-containing protein, which produces MDDQTRVEWRDWGQDAFDEAAEADAPVLLSLTATWCDHCHEMDAETYAEPRIAANINDSFVPVRVDVDRHPRVRDRYNMGGFPSTVFLAPDGTVLTGAGYLGPDGMRQVLDSVRTMWQTKGSGAGRVPRPLREDNPPAGRLTSDVESAMLGQLTEAYDEVAGGWGGSPKFPLPDALEFALKRDREMALRSFDAVSANLLDEYDGGFYRFAAERDWAGLQHEKLLDTNGALVRAFANAYLLTGKDEYREPAERTVDYLTTTLWNDEADAFANSQAPGEDDAHTIDATDRSMADEPPVDEGVFAGPNGLAIEGLLTYHAYTDDERARRYAERALETLQDDLLEDGVAVHALEGDVERDADGEPIPLLANQARVLSALTTTASVLETDALTDATAVADATIDRLRDGESFLDGPASGAGLLERPLRPLDTNVALADALLEVAVLTGEERYREVARETLEAFAGASDRFGVQMARYATAVSRLLEGPLVIRVAADPGTDLHRAALRMADHEKVVVPAADDLEAGLARVERGDQRSDTAETPAELSERVQSVLE
- a CDS encoding KaiC domain-containing protein — its product is MIPVRDESDDWFERALEDAEESATDDDDAADEPSGDGTAEQFDALGGAETTVDGDESAEAASQRETADEGNDGSEGEGELFDEDFGAALADVDAPNAGADETGPEGFSELDFGLAAGNETDFDEAVDSDLPRLELGIEGLDRMIQGGVPERSLLVAMGSAGTGKTTFGLQFLEHGLARGENAVYITLEESRRRVIDSATEKGYPFDEYLAEDRLAVVDVDPVEMANSLQSITNELPTLIEEFDAARLVLDSVSLLEMMYEDRATRRNEIYDFTRSLKEAGVTALLTSEASEESPYASRYGIVEYLTDAVFVLQYVRPDDFRETRLAVEIQKIRDANHSREKKPYEITDEGISVYQQANLF
- the mptA gene encoding GTP cyclohydrolase MptA, with the translated sequence MSHQLPDVQATSPDVTVGLSQVGVTGVDKLVKIAREGKRPIVLTAEFEVFVDLPAWRKGADMSRNMEVIDEILEEATREEAYRVEDVCGDAAERLLEKHDYTSTAKVSMEAEFMRREQTPASDRETQHTVDIIASATATEEGTREEIGAEVTGMTVCPCSQGMSAARAKQTLEDLGVEEDTITEFLEEVPQPGHSQRGHATLTVESNGDPDVDLNDVIDIARDAMSARIYNLAKRPDEDHMTYAAHADAKFVEDCVRALAEGVVDEFDHLPDDAVITMKQSNDESIHQHNAHAERKVEMGTLREEVAGDD
- a CDS encoding nucleotidyltransferase domain-containing protein, which encodes MSTVPEPVFETVDDLLTDLERDRGVRVALAVARGSHAWGAASPESDYDVGFVFVPDDLRQYAHLSGPPETIHEAADTDEGDVELQGWDVRTFARLLADSNDGAIDLLRSPIRYRVAYEPAELAAYVERTYNPMDLYHAWRGIATSNYRKYISHHLVRNDDAIFPILEAREDEYVVATRDGADDADGDDGTRTIPVDDERFAETQTKPTVKRNLTIYRAAMSARYLTATGEGDGHELPVIEFDRFLDEQAPSVFDADRIERARALLERKRAGDGSETIGDAVGREFARPPREIDPGRHARSGPDPERLDGFVDELIAAVQ
- a CDS encoding TrmB family transcriptional regulator, encoding MSSLRDLGLSEYEARAYRSLLNTGPTTAKELSRASDVPMGRIYDVLNSIEQYNLVRSQTASRPKKYVAVEPSTALDRLLEDKKRELEEKADQYESIVDDLANELDAAEPVEDQFWTAAVGPEETVDLMLERLAAADDHIVMVSADPAPQWDLQTVSEAVNAQLEDALDRGVSIDLLMTREMVGSLSEDVGRRYRTTLQQRDDFDVRTNDDISGSFNIIDGVEICIQVPNPLSSGDAFGMIDLKDPEFAANVHEEFVPRWEEAEPLQF
- a CDS encoding FxsA family protein; translation: MLRWIAALLLIPFLDAVLLGFLVTQFGALTWVGMVLLVVLTGLVGMLLVRAEGRRTIGKMQRSLAEGRPPTNELLDGGLLIAAGAFLLTPGLVTDAIGFLLAVPITRVPIRAALKRFVIVPYADKKTGGFASGKVWTFGFPNEGATRGGSSSDGGSTDSGTYDLGADDYTVDDRADEDSYTIDFGDERPSDSGEDLDDDPSAR
- a CDS encoding DsbA family oxidoreductase — protein: MSETADSPDRLELYADYVCPFCYLGTRSLEQYREEREAPLEIDWQPFDLRSGKRNPDGSIDHEADDGKDDQYYEQAKQNVRRLQEEYGVEMNQIMATEVDSLPAQQASWYVKQEYPEQWAAFDEAIYGALWQDGRDIGDTDVLADLAETVGLPVDEIRSAIDDDGLRTELEDRFQAAQRRGITGVPTFVYEDHAARGAVPPAQLERLVEGAEQAHR